The DNA window GCGACGAGCATCCGTCGGCAGCAGTGGCGTTCGACACCGAGGTCGTCGAGGACCTTACCGGGGTCTTCGTTGCCCATCTGCGTCTCGGCGCGAGCCTTGTACTCCTGCCAGTGTTCGCTGACTACGTTGCCACACGTGAAACACCGGACTGGAATCATCATGGGGAAATCACCTTAGCGGTAGGACTTCTGGTAGCGGGCACGGGCACCGGGGCCGCCCCACTTCTTCGGTTCGGACTGGCGGACGTCGTTGACCAGCAGGGAACGGTCGAACTCCATGAACGCATCGCGGAGTTCGGCATCGTTCATGTACTGGACGAGACCGCGCGCGATGGCGGTGCGGACGGCGTCTGCCTGTCCGGTGATTCCGCCACCCGAAACGCTCACTTCAACGTCGACTTCCTCACGCTCGTCGCCCGCGATGCGGAACGGTTCGAGCATTTTGAGGCGAGCCATCTCCGGCTCCACCAGTTCGACTGGCTTCGAGTTGATCCGTACGCGACCCTCGCCGTCCGTGACCGTGGCGCGAGCGATGGCCGTCTTCTTCTTTCCGCTCGTGTTCGTTACCATGTGACGTTAGCACCTAGGTAGTCGCTGACTTCGCCCAGCTGGACGAAGCGGATGTTCGAGAGTCGGTCCAACGACGTGCCGTCGAGGATTTCGCCGTCCTCGTCGTACGGGTTGCCGACGTAGACACGCACGTTTTCGAAGGCTTCGCGCCCTCGCGGCTTCTTGTACGGGAGCATTCCCCGAATCGAGCGCTTTGCGAGCATGTCCGGGCGCTTCGGGTAGTACGGCCCCTGGTCGGAGCTGAGGTTGAAGCGCGTCTCGAATTTGTCCAGTATGTCCTGTTTGTCGCCCGTGATGATAGCTTGCTCGGCGTTGACGACGGCGATCGTTTCGCCGTCCATCGCACGCTGTGCGACGTTGCTCGCGACACGACCGAGGATACAGTCGCGCGCGTCGACTACGACATCTGCGTCAAATTCCGCGATGCTCATCGAATCACCCGCACGTTGGAACCACTGGGATTTTGTTCGATTGCCTGTTCGAGTTGGATCGGTTCGCCGTTTGCCTGCTGGATCTTCGTCTCCGCAGTCGAAGAGAAATCGACTGCAGCAACGGTGACGTTCTTCTGCAGGACGCCGCTACCGAGAACCTTGCCGGGTACGATGACGGTCTCGTCTTCCTCCGCGTACCGCTCGATGCGGCCGAGGTTGACCTCCGCGTGCGTACTCCGTGGTTTCTCGAGGCGTGCTGCAACGTCGGTCCACACGTCGGCGTCCGAATCACGGGACACCGACTTGAGTTCGGCGATGAGACTACTGAGCCTCGGGTTAGTTTTGCTCATGCTACTTCCTCCAAGTACTGAGAACTGAAGTGCAGGGAGCAGGATTTGAACCTGCGGACTCCTACGAGACAGCGCCCTGAACGCTGCGCCGTTGGCCAGACTTGGCTATCCCTGCACGCTGAGAACACGTGCGTACCCTCGCGGGCAACACAGTGTTGTCCGTGGCCCTTAAAACCACTTTCGATTGCCGAGGCACATACCTCGGATTCCGCGAGCGACCGTCGCCCGCGAGTCCAGCGATTCCGAGAGTCGAGACTCGCGGAACCGGCGGACACGTCAGGGAGGTTGTAAGGGCCGATCATGGTTATAGTTGAATTGCCTGTTCGAGTTCGTCCGCACGTTCGGTGAGCGAATCGACGGCCTGCGTCACCAACTCTTCGACGGTGAACGAGCCGTCACTTTCGACGTCGAACACGAAGGCGTTCGGAACGTCGTGAACCTCGACCTCCTTTCCGGGGAACCGCTGGGAGAGGTCGTGGTCGAACGTCTCCGTCGGAACGAGTTCACCATCGTCTTCGATGGTTCCGCGAAGGATTCGGGGTTCTTCTTCCCCGAACTCGTCCCGGTCGCCGACGACTTCGACGCGCTGTAGGTGACGATAGCCGACCGCGACGCCACCCTGGTGTTTGGCGTGGTCCTTCCCCGAGCCGAGCACCGCGTCGGCTTCGAGTTCGAGACGCTGCCCCTCTTTGAGGTCGATTATCGGGATGTTATCGTCGGCGGGCTGCACCATCTCGTCCGAGCTGATGAGATCGCCCGAGAACGCGGTTCCCGGTCCCGAAACGTCGAGGCTGAGCGTTACCGTGTCGCCCTCCTCGAACTCTCCGGGCGGCGTCGTCAAAGGAACGAGTCCGAGTCGCAGTCCGATCTGCTCGTCGAACATCACCGAGGAGTTCTCGATGACCCGGAGCGTGTCGATTGACAGCGTCGGGACGTCCGCGATCATCGCTCGGCGAATCCCGTTTGCGAACGCCGGGGTGACGTTGCGAACGAGGAAACGCGCCTTCCGTTCGCCGCGGTCGATGAACTCTACGTCGAAGTCTTCGGTCATGGTTTAGAATCCACTACCTTTCGGTGCGCGGGTACCGTCGTGCGGAATCGGTGTGACGTCCTCGATGCGACCGATTTCGATACCGGCGCGGGCGAGCGCTCGAATCGTCGCCTGCGCACCGGGACCGGGGTTCTGCTGCAGGTTGCCACCGGGGCCGCGCACGCGAATGTGCAGGCCGTCGATGCCAGCCGCTTTGACCTCTTCGGCGACCGTCTCGGCCATCTGCATGGCCGCGTACGGCGAGGACTCGTCACGGTTCTGCTTCACGACCGAGCCACCGGACGACTTCGCAACCGTCTCGGCACCCGTGAGGTCCGTGATGGTGATGATGGTGTTGTTGAACGATGCGTGTACGTGGGCGATGCCCCATGTTTCGTCGTTGTCGCTCATTCGTTACCCTCCGACCGTTCGGGGTGCAGTTCGTCCGCAATCGGGCTGTGCTCGTCGAAGGAGATGTCGGACTCCTCGTCGATCTCGACTTTGTACGACGGAACCGACACGCGCTG is part of the Haladaptatus paucihalophilus DX253 genome and encodes:
- a CDS encoding 50S ribosomal protein L18e, with product MSKTNPRLSSLIAELKSVSRDSDADVWTDVAARLEKPRSTHAEVNLGRIERYAEEDETVIVPGKVLGSGVLQKNVTVAAVDFSSTAETKIQQANGEPIQLEQAIEQNPSGSNVRVIR
- a CDS encoding DNA-directed RNA polymerase subunit N, encoding MMIPVRCFTCGNVVSEHWQEYKARAETQMGNEDPGKVLDDLGVERHCCRRMLVAHKDLVDIVAPYQ
- a CDS encoding 30S ribosomal protein S9; this encodes MVTNTSGKKKTAIARATVTDGEGRVRINSKPVELVEPEMARLKMLEPFRIAGDEREEVDVEVSVSGGGITGQADAVRTAIARGLVQYMNDAELRDAFMEFDRSLLVNDVRQSEPKKWGGPGARARYQKSYR
- a CDS encoding DNA-directed RNA polymerase subunit D; protein product: MTEDFDVEFIDRGERKARFLVRNVTPAFANGIRRAMIADVPTLSIDTLRVIENSSVMFDEQIGLRLGLVPLTTPPGEFEEGDTVTLSLDVSGPGTAFSGDLISSDEMVQPADDNIPIIDLKEGQRLELEADAVLGSGKDHAKHQGGVAVGYRHLQRVEVVGDRDEFGEEEPRILRGTIEDDGELVPTETFDHDLSQRFPGKEVEVHDVPNAFVFDVESDGSFTVEELVTQAVDSLTERADELEQAIQL
- a CDS encoding 50S ribosomal protein L13 codes for the protein MSIAEFDADVVVDARDCILGRVASNVAQRAMDGETIAVVNAEQAIITGDKQDILDKFETRFNLSSDQGPYYPKRPDMLAKRSIRGMLPYKKPRGREAFENVRVYVGNPYDEDGEILDGTSLDRLSNIRFVQLGEVSDYLGANVTW
- a CDS encoding 30S ribosomal protein S11, translated to MSDNDETWGIAHVHASFNNTIITITDLTGAETVAKSSGGSVVKQNRDESSPYAAMQMAETVAEEVKAAGIDGLHIRVRGPGGNLQQNPGPGAQATIRALARAGIEIGRIEDVTPIPHDGTRAPKGSGF